The window TTGGGTCAATTAGCATCTGGACTAAGCACTAAATATGGCGCCGACGCGGCTATTCTTGGGAATTTAAAAGCAGGTCAAAAATCCCCTGCATTAGCTTGCCAGGTTTCTATTAGTTTTTACGATGAAATCCTTGCGATCCCTGATAATGGCAAAAAAGCGGCATTATTACGTTCTTTATTTTCATCGGTGAATAATTAGTTTTTGGCTAAACAATAGCATCTCGTCATGAGATGCTATTACGTATGATCAATTATTACATTTCTTTTGTTCACATCTTCTGCCATTTTTTATACTTTATCTACGCACATCTTAGCATTTGCATTTATGTAGTATGCTTATTATATCAATATGTTAGTTTTAACCTTTTTTGGAGGTGGCATGAAGTTTGTTCAAAAAAGTATCGTGGCGCTCATCACCTTAACAACACTTTCTTTACCAGCAGTAGTTAGCCAAGCTTGCACCCGTGTTGTCTATTTAGGGGAAAATGAGCAAATCATGACTGGGCGAACCATGGACTGGAAATATGATATTGGCACCAACCTTTGGATTTTCCCCCGTGGGATGTCTCGTGATGGTGTCGCAGGGCCAAATTCTGTGAAATGGACATCAAAATACGGCAGCGTAATTGCATCTGGGTACGATATTTCAACCACCGATGGTGTTAACGAAAAAGGATTGGTGGCCAACTTATTATGGTTAGCGGAGTCTAAATATCCACAACTTAATGATAAACAAGCGGCACTATCGATTTCATTATGGGCGCAATATGTTTTAGATAATTATGCGACAGTTGCTGAAGCGGTTGCCGATTTGGAAAAAAATCCATTGCTAGTGGTCACGGATAATGTCCCCGGTCAAAACCGTTTAGCCACATTGCATTTATCCATTTCAGATGCCAGCGGTGATAGTGCGATTATTGAATATATTGATGGTAAGCAAGTTATT of the Providencia rettgeri genome contains:
- a CDS encoding linear amide C-N hydrolase, coding for MKFVQKSIVALITLTTLSLPAVVSQACTRVVYLGENEQIMTGRTMDWKYDIGTNLWIFPRGMSRDGVAGPNSVKWTSKYGSVIASGYDISTTDGVNEKGLVANLLWLAESKYPQLNDKQAALSISLWAQYVLDNYATVAEAVADLEKNPLLVVTDNVPGQNRLATLHLSISDASGDSAIIEYIDGKQVIHHSRQYQVMTNSPIYEKQLAMQEYWQGIGGTVMLPGTNRSADRFARAQFYVNAIPQNTTANKAVASVFSVIRNVSVPYGLSSESSPEISSTRWRTLVDHKRQLYFFESALTPNIFWTDLAKIDFSAETGKVKKLELGEEQSHIYSGDATNNYVVTKPFEFLGLSAKQLGY